The Streptomyces spororaveus genome includes a region encoding these proteins:
- a CDS encoding FecCD family ABC transporter permease: MGTIAVERPVLGGVTEARRRVAGSVALVLVLLAAVVVSLAVGARALTPAEVWRGLSAAPDPDQRLTEIRLIVRTVRVPRTVLAVVAGVALGVGGALIQGYTRNPIADTGLLGVNSGASFAVVLVIALFGFADPFQYVWFAFLGAAVAGVVVFGLASIGRGAGNPLTLALAGQGVTVFLAATTTAVALSDKASLNALRFWNAGSVAGVGFDVIGPVIAFIAVGLVLALIALPALNLLNLGDDVARGLGVNIVLSRTVGIAAVTLLAGAATAACGPIAFLGLMVAHTARYLTGPDYRWLVPYAGLLGAIVLLVCDIAGRLLVRPGELDAGVVVALLGAPFFAALVWRGKFRSA, from the coding sequence ATGGGCACGATTGCGGTGGAACGCCCCGTGCTCGGGGGCGTGACGGAGGCCCGGCGGCGGGTCGCGGGCTCGGTCGCCCTGGTGCTGGTCCTCCTGGCCGCGGTGGTGGTGTCGCTGGCCGTCGGCGCCCGGGCGCTGACCCCCGCCGAGGTGTGGCGCGGGTTGTCGGCGGCGCCGGACCCCGACCAGCGGCTCACGGAGATACGGCTCATCGTGCGGACGGTACGGGTGCCGCGCACGGTGCTCGCCGTGGTGGCGGGCGTGGCCCTGGGGGTCGGCGGGGCGCTGATTCAGGGGTACACGCGCAATCCGATCGCCGACACGGGCCTGCTGGGCGTGAACTCCGGTGCCTCGTTCGCCGTGGTGCTGGTGATCGCCCTGTTCGGGTTCGCCGACCCGTTCCAGTACGTCTGGTTCGCCTTCCTGGGTGCCGCGGTCGCCGGCGTCGTCGTCTTCGGACTCGCGAGCATCGGCCGGGGGGCCGGCAACCCGCTGACCCTCGCCCTGGCCGGACAAGGGGTCACGGTGTTCCTCGCCGCGACGACCACGGCGGTCGCCCTGTCGGACAAGGCCTCGCTGAACGCCCTGCGCTTCTGGAACGCGGGCTCCGTGGCCGGTGTCGGGTTCGACGTCATCGGGCCGGTGATCGCGTTCATCGCCGTCGGCCTGGTGCTCGCGCTGATCGCGCTGCCCGCCCTCAACCTGCTCAACCTCGGCGACGACGTCGCGCGGGGGCTGGGGGTGAACATCGTGCTGAGCCGGACCGTCGGCATCGCCGCCGTCACCCTGCTCGCGGGAGCCGCGACGGCGGCATGCGGCCCCATCGCCTTCCTCGGTCTGATGGTGGCCCACACGGCCCGGTACCTGACCGGGCCGGACTACCGCTGGCTGGTGCCGTACGCGGGCCTGCTCGGCGCCATCGTCCTGCTGGTCTGCGACATCGCGGGACGCCTCCTGGTGCGGCCGGGGGAGCTGGACGCGGGTGTCGTCGTGGCCCTCCTCGGGGCCCCGTTCTTCGCGGCCCTGGTGTGGCGCGGAAAGTTCAGGAGCGCATGA
- a CDS encoding isoamylase early set domain-containing protein: MLERKLRKDRTEVTFILPVDTPPGPVSVVGDFNDWQPGVHTLARRKDGKRAVTVELPSKSTHSFRYLAAGDYWFNDESAGDQDGPNSRLHT; this comes from the coding sequence ATGCTGGAGCGCAAACTGCGCAAGGACCGCACCGAGGTCACCTTCATCCTGCCCGTCGACACCCCGCCGGGACCGGTCAGCGTGGTGGGCGACTTCAACGACTGGCAGCCCGGTGTCCACACACTGGCCCGCCGCAAGGACGGCAAGCGCGCCGTGACCGTGGAGCTGCCCAGCAAGAGCACCCATTCCTTCCGGTACCTGGCGGCCGGGGACTACTGGTTCAACGACGAGAGCGCGGGGGACCAGGACGGGCCCAACAGCCGTCTGCACACCTGA
- a CDS encoding FecCD family ABC transporter permease: MTGTEVKAPVTPGVRLGPVSFVWRPWVVCVTLLLAAATFLVFCVSIGVGDFPIGLSRVMATVVGGGEQVDQFVIMDLRMPRALAGLVVGVALGVSGAITQSIARNPLASPDILGITGGAGAVAVFLVTVSGGTAAAVVDSVGLSGAALAGGLGTGLLVYFLAWRRGIDGFRLILIGISVSAVMEAVTTWLLVTADIRDVARAQAWLVGSLDNRSWDDVGVALWCTLVLMAVVTVVAFQFKPLHLGDDVAAGLGVRYTRVRAVLLLCAVLLAGVAVSAAGPVPFVALVAPQVAMRLAKCPTPPMAASGAVGALLLIGADLVARTALPITLPVGVVTAVIGGPFLIHLLVRANLR, translated from the coding sequence ATGACCGGGACCGAGGTCAAGGCACCGGTGACGCCGGGCGTGCGGCTCGGCCCCGTCTCGTTCGTCTGGCGGCCGTGGGTCGTCTGCGTCACGCTGCTGCTGGCGGCGGCGACCTTCCTCGTCTTCTGCGTGTCCATCGGCGTCGGGGACTTCCCCATCGGCCTGTCCCGGGTGATGGCCACGGTCGTGGGCGGGGGCGAGCAGGTCGACCAATTCGTGATCATGGACCTGCGGATGCCGCGCGCCCTGGCCGGGCTCGTCGTGGGCGTCGCGCTCGGCGTCTCCGGCGCGATCACCCAGTCGATCGCGCGCAATCCGCTGGCCAGCCCGGACATTCTGGGGATCACCGGGGGTGCCGGCGCGGTCGCCGTGTTCCTGGTGACGGTGTCGGGCGGGACCGCCGCGGCGGTCGTCGACTCCGTGGGTCTGTCCGGGGCGGCGCTCGCGGGCGGCCTCGGCACGGGACTCCTCGTGTACTTCCTGGCGTGGCGGCGCGGGATCGACGGCTTCCGGCTCATCCTCATCGGCATCTCGGTGAGCGCGGTGATGGAGGCGGTGACGACCTGGCTGCTGGTCACGGCCGACATCAGGGACGTGGCCCGGGCCCAGGCCTGGCTGGTCGGCTCGCTGGACAACCGGTCGTGGGACGACGTGGGCGTGGCCCTGTGGTGCACCCTCGTCCTGATGGCCGTCGTGACGGTGGTGGCGTTCCAGTTCAAGCCGCTGCACCTCGGCGACGACGTGGCCGCGGGCCTCGGCGTCCGGTACACGAGGGTGCGCGCGGTGCTGCTGCTGTGCGCGGTGCTGCTGGCCGGCGTGGCGGTGAGCGCGGCCGGCCCCGTCCCGTTCGTCGCGCTGGTGGCGCCCCAGGTGGCGATGCGGCTGGCGAAGTGCCCGACACCGCCGATGGCGGCCTCCGGGGCGGTCGGGGCCCTGCTGCTGATCGGCGCGGACCTGGTCGCCCGTACGGCGCTGCCGATCACCCTCCCGGTCGGTGTGGTGACCGCCGTGATCGGCGGCCCCTTCCTCATCCACCTGCTGGTGCGGGCCAACCTCCGATAG
- a CDS encoding ABC transporter ATP-binding protein: MSTTAARVAPSALRTTTGREAARWVAAHCREVPWLTFATVFTTVAGAALQVLPLLLLGRVVDGVVAGGPRSVLVTTGVLMVAAALLGAAATALSTYLIGRLGADLLARLREGAVRAVLGLPSARIEQVGRGDVLSRVGDDVAVLSKGIRTAVPTVFSAGVLVVIATIGMFGLDWRLGLAGACALPAYGLALHWYLPRSAPLYRRQRAAQADRAQALISGLNGIDTVRAYRLEGAVREKVTHESWRVRDLGIEVFRLFGRFVGRENRAEFIGLTLIIVVGYALLEADAASLGEVSAAPLLFHRLFTPLGSIMFTFDEAQKSGASLTRLVGVLEEDAEDRLVGALAVAGAGNGPRPVAVEVAGLTFRYPDSEEPVVRDVDLTIPAGTSLALVGATGAGKSTLAALIAGIGTPQSGSVRIGSTDLAGLDEAGARALVSILTQETHVFSGPLAEDLRLAAPEATDAELREALRTVGAGGWADALPDGLDTPVGEGGERLDVTKVAHIALARLVLGRTPVVVLDESTAEAGSEGAAELERAVRVACAGRTTLFVAHRLTQAMAADRIAVLDAGRVVEQGTHEELVALGGGYARLWRAWREGS, from the coding sequence GTGAGCACCACCGCCGCGCGCGTCGCCCCGTCGGCCCTGCGCACGACGACCGGACGCGAGGCCGCCCGCTGGGTCGCGGCGCACTGCCGCGAGGTGCCGTGGCTGACCTTCGCCACCGTGTTCACCACGGTGGCGGGGGCGGCCCTCCAGGTGCTCCCGCTGCTCCTGCTCGGCCGGGTCGTCGACGGGGTGGTCGCGGGCGGACCGCGCTCGGTCCTGGTCACGACCGGGGTGCTGATGGTGGCCGCCGCGCTGCTCGGCGCGGCGGCCACCGCCCTGTCGACCTACCTCATCGGGCGTCTGGGCGCGGACCTGCTCGCCCGGCTGCGCGAAGGCGCCGTCCGGGCGGTGCTCGGCCTGCCGAGCGCCCGGATCGAGCAGGTCGGCAGGGGCGACGTGCTCTCCCGGGTCGGCGACGACGTGGCCGTCCTGTCCAAGGGCATCAGGACGGCCGTCCCCACCGTGTTCTCGGCGGGCGTGCTGGTCGTCATCGCCACCATCGGCATGTTCGGCCTGGACTGGCGCCTCGGCCTGGCCGGTGCCTGCGCGCTGCCCGCGTACGGGCTGGCCCTGCACTGGTACCTGCCCCGTTCCGCCCCACTCTACCGGAGGCAGCGGGCCGCCCAGGCCGACCGTGCGCAGGCCCTGATCAGCGGACTCAACGGGATCGACACGGTCCGCGCGTACCGCCTCGAAGGGGCCGTCCGCGAGAAGGTCACCCACGAATCGTGGCGGGTACGCGACCTCGGCATCGAGGTGTTCCGGCTCTTCGGCCGCTTCGTCGGCAGGGAGAACCGTGCCGAGTTCATCGGCCTGACCCTGATCATCGTGGTGGGGTACGCCCTGCTGGAGGCCGACGCCGCCAGTCTCGGCGAGGTCTCCGCGGCCCCGCTGCTCTTCCACCGCCTCTTCACCCCGCTGGGTTCCATCATGTTCACCTTCGACGAGGCGCAGAAGTCGGGCGCGAGCCTGACCCGCCTGGTCGGCGTGCTGGAGGAGGACGCGGAGGACCGGCTGGTGGGCGCCCTGGCCGTGGCGGGCGCCGGGAACGGGCCGCGCCCGGTGGCCGTCGAGGTGGCGGGGCTGACGTTCCGCTACCCCGACTCCGAGGAGCCGGTCGTCCGGGACGTCGACCTGACGATCCCGGCCGGGACCTCACTCGCCCTGGTCGGGGCGACGGGCGCGGGCAAGTCCACCCTGGCCGCGCTGATCGCGGGTATCGGCACCCCGCAGTCCGGGTCGGTGCGCATCGGGTCCACCGACCTCGCCGGACTCGACGAGGCCGGGGCGCGGGCCCTGGTGAGCATCCTGACGCAGGAGACCCACGTCTTCTCCGGTCCGCTCGCCGAGGACCTGCGCCTCGCCGCACCCGAGGCGACCGACGCCGAGCTGCGGGAGGCCCTGCGCACCGTCGGCGCCGGCGGATGGGCCGACGCGCTGCCCGACGGGCTGGACACCCCGGTCGGCGAGGGCGGCGAGCGCCTCGACGTCACCAAGGTCGCCCACATCGCCCTGGCCCGGCTGGTGCTGGGCCGCACCCCCGTCGTGGTGCTCGACGAATCCACGGCGGAGGCGGGCAGCGAGGGAGCGGCCGAGCTGGAGCGGGCGGTACGGGTCGCGTGCGCGGGCCGGACCACCCTGTTCGTGGCGCACCGGCTGACCCAGGCGATGGCGGCGGACCGGATCGCCGTACTGGACGCGGGACGCGTCGTGGAGCAGGGGACGCACGAGGAGCTGGTGGCCCTGGGCGGCGGCTACGCACGGCTGTGGCGGGCCTGGCGGGAAGGCAGCTAG
- a CDS encoding iron-siderophore ABC transporter substrate-binding protein, with translation MLFHRSTRMKPWQRLAAAVSAATLGVGLLAGCGSDSADQAAKKSDDAPAAGGTFPVTVEHAFGSTKVEKAPKRVVSVGYTDDQAVLALGIKPVGMVDQYPNPPGTSPDVNTQWPWVKEQWGDTRPEVVMNNGDAGPNYEKIAALRPDLIIAVYSEIDRAGYEKLSKIAPTVGRTKSEKEPFSAPWQDNAVHIAKALGQEAKGTELVKGIQDKLDAARKAHPEFANQTAVALSWYKDSAAPFTTTDVRGRLVTGIGYKGQTEIDKIADGKFYTVLSPERMDLIDVDRIFVVADAADQEALKKFQLFTNLNAVKNGKVSYLLDSEGPAAGAAMSQGTLLSLPYAIDELVKSAGQV, from the coding sequence ATGCTTTTCCACCGGTCTACACGTATGAAGCCGTGGCAGCGGTTGGCCGCGGCAGTGTCCGCCGCGACGCTCGGCGTCGGCCTCCTGGCCGGATGCGGTTCCGACTCGGCGGACCAGGCCGCCAAGAAGAGCGACGACGCCCCGGCCGCCGGGGGCACCTTCCCGGTCACCGTGGAGCACGCCTTCGGCTCCACGAAGGTCGAGAAGGCCCCCAAGCGGGTCGTCTCGGTCGGCTACACCGACGACCAGGCCGTCCTGGCGCTGGGCATCAAGCCGGTCGGGATGGTCGACCAGTACCCCAACCCTCCGGGCACCTCCCCCGACGTCAACACCCAGTGGCCCTGGGTCAAGGAGCAGTGGGGCGACACCCGCCCCGAGGTCGTCATGAACAACGGTGACGCCGGCCCGAACTACGAGAAGATCGCGGCCCTGCGGCCGGACCTGATCATCGCGGTGTACTCCGAGATCGACCGGGCGGGCTACGAGAAGCTCTCCAAGATCGCCCCCACGGTGGGCCGCACCAAGTCCGAGAAGGAGCCGTTCAGCGCCCCCTGGCAGGACAACGCCGTCCACATCGCCAAGGCACTCGGCCAGGAGGCCAAGGGCACCGAGCTGGTCAAGGGCATCCAGGACAAGCTCGACGCGGCCAGGAAGGCACACCCCGAGTTCGCGAACCAGACCGCCGTCGCCCTGTCCTGGTACAAGGACTCGGCCGCACCCTTCACCACCACCGACGTACGGGGCCGGCTGGTGACGGGCATCGGCTACAAGGGCCAGACCGAGATCGACAAGATCGCGGACGGCAAGTTCTACACCGTCCTCTCCCCGGAGCGCATGGACCTGATCGACGTCGACCGCATCTTCGTCGTCGCCGACGCGGCCGACCAGGAAGCGCTGAAGAAGTTCCAGCTGTTCACCAACCTCAACGCGGTCAAGAACGGCAAGGTGTCCTACCTCCTGGACAGCGAGGGACCGGCGGCCGGCGCGGCCATGTCCCAGGGCACGCTGCTGTCCCTGCCGTACGCGATCGACGAGCTCGTCAAGTCGGCCGGCCAGGTGTGA
- a CDS encoding MMPL family transporter: MTRYPRLVLVGTLVFLSLSVVFGMDATGRLKTQGYDDPRSESSRAAHVAAERQGASPNLVLVARSGNGSVDAPAVRGAGAELTARLSAQPHVSAVTSYWTGGAPELRSRDGHAAMLVAHIDGEGEELAARAERLRADLATPAGTPGDAEQALTVHVGGSALVDAELQDLSESDLKRAESVVLPGTLILLVLVFGSVVAAALPLLIGVLAIAGTLLVLSVLGSVTDVSVFALNLTTALGLGLGIDYGLLVVSRFREELAAGFLPSTAAIRTVRTAGHTIAFSAATVSAALATLLVFPPYFLRSFAYAGIAVVAIAAVSAVTVLPALLALLGKRVNAWAVPWRRKVRSGSRSGFWEGLARIVVRRPLIAALPVIGLLVLLAAPFAHADFATPDDRALPVSASSRQTGDLVRDRFDMKGSSALTVVGTGSASPQERAGYARRLSAFPQVAQVAGPDGTFRYGAPAAGSAAGSGPAGSAARPAADGPVRLSVIPLVDPQSHDAQRLVHDIRATPAPAGTEVLVGGPSAVLVDAKATVGERIPLALALITVTTFALLLGFTRSLLLPLKAIVLNALSLAAVLGAMVWVFQSGHLHQLLGFTPGPLSTTMPVLLFCIVFGLSVDYEVFVLARIKEAHDAGQDNARSIVTGMARTGGIVTTAGALLAFTLLSFGTSQVSLLQFFGIGAGLGVLLDATLVRGVLVPALMRLAGGLNWWAPRPIRPREPAPASRPPPAPVRRCPAARPAPRTPARARH; encoded by the coding sequence GTGACCCGTTACCCCCGACTCGTGCTCGTCGGCACGCTCGTGTTCCTCTCCCTGTCCGTCGTGTTCGGCATGGATGCGACCGGCCGGCTGAAGACGCAGGGATACGACGATCCGCGGTCCGAGTCCAGCCGCGCCGCGCACGTGGCCGCCGAGCGCCAGGGCGCCTCCCCGAACCTGGTCCTCGTCGCGCGGAGCGGCAACGGCTCCGTGGACGCCCCGGCCGTCCGCGGCGCGGGCGCGGAGCTGACCGCGAGGCTTTCCGCGCAGCCGCACGTGAGCGCCGTGACCTCGTACTGGACCGGCGGCGCGCCGGAGCTGCGCAGCCGCGACGGACACGCGGCGATGCTGGTCGCGCACATCGACGGCGAGGGGGAGGAACTCGCGGCGCGGGCCGAACGGCTGCGCGCGGACCTGGCCACCCCGGCCGGCACCCCGGGCGACGCGGAGCAGGCCCTGACGGTGCACGTCGGAGGAAGCGCCCTCGTCGACGCCGAGCTCCAGGACCTCTCGGAGTCCGACCTGAAGCGGGCCGAGTCCGTCGTCCTGCCCGGCACCCTGATCCTGCTGGTCCTGGTGTTCGGCAGTGTGGTCGCCGCGGCTCTGCCCCTGCTGATCGGGGTCCTCGCCATCGCCGGGACGCTGCTCGTCCTGAGCGTTCTCGGCAGCGTCACCGACGTGTCCGTGTTCGCGCTGAACCTCACGACGGCGCTCGGCCTGGGGCTGGGCATCGACTACGGGCTGCTGGTCGTCTCACGGTTCCGGGAGGAACTGGCCGCCGGATTCCTCCCGAGCACCGCCGCGATACGGACCGTGCGCACCGCGGGCCACACGATCGCCTTCAGCGCCGCGACGGTCTCCGCCGCGCTCGCCACCCTGCTGGTGTTCCCGCCGTACTTCCTGCGCTCCTTCGCCTACGCGGGCATCGCCGTGGTGGCGATCGCGGCGGTGAGCGCCGTGACCGTGCTGCCCGCCCTGCTCGCGCTGCTCGGGAAGCGGGTGAACGCCTGGGCCGTGCCGTGGCGCCGCAAGGTCCGGTCCGGCTCCCGGTCCGGGTTCTGGGAAGGCCTGGCACGGATCGTCGTACGCCGCCCGCTGATCGCGGCGCTGCCGGTGATCGGCCTGCTCGTACTGCTCGCCGCGCCCTTCGCACACGCCGATTTCGCCACCCCCGACGACCGGGCGCTGCCGGTGAGCGCGTCCAGCCGGCAGACCGGTGACCTGGTGCGCGACCGCTTCGACATGAAGGGCTCCAGCGCGCTGACGGTCGTCGGCACGGGCAGCGCCTCCCCGCAGGAGCGGGCCGGCTACGCCCGGCGCCTGTCGGCGTTCCCGCAGGTCGCCCAGGTGGCGGGGCCCGACGGGACCTTCCGGTACGGGGCGCCGGCAGCGGGCTCGGCAGCGGGCTCCGGCCCGGCCGGATCCGCCGCCCGGCCCGCCGCCGACGGGCCGGTCCGGCTGTCCGTGATACCGCTGGTAGACCCCCAGTCGCACGACGCCCAGCGGCTCGTCCACGACATCCGGGCGACCCCGGCCCCGGCGGGCACCGAGGTTCTCGTCGGCGGACCGAGCGCGGTCCTGGTGGACGCCAAAGCCACCGTGGGCGAGCGGATCCCGCTGGCGCTCGCGCTGATCACCGTGACCACCTTCGCGCTGCTGCTGGGCTTCACGCGCAGCCTGCTGCTGCCGCTGAAGGCCATCGTGCTGAACGCGCTGAGTCTCGCGGCCGTCCTCGGCGCCATGGTGTGGGTCTTCCAGTCGGGCCATCTGCACCAGCTGCTCGGCTTCACCCCGGGCCCCCTGAGCACGACCATGCCGGTCCTGCTGTTCTGCATCGTCTTCGGGCTCTCGGTGGACTACGAGGTGTTCGTCCTCGCCCGCATCAAGGAGGCGCACGACGCCGGTCAGGACAACGCCCGCTCGATCGTGACGGGCATGGCCCGTACGGGCGGCATCGTCACCACCGCCGGGGCACTGCTCGCCTTCACCCTCCTGAGTTTCGGCACCTCGCAGGTGTCCCTCCTGCAGTTCTTCGGGATCGGCGCGGGCCTCGGTGTCCTCCTCGACGCCACGCTCGTACGGGGCGTCCTCGTACCGGCGCTCATGCGCCTGGCGGGCGGCCTGAACTGGTGGGCGCCGCGGCCCATCCGGCCCAGGGAGCCGGCCCCGGCATCCCGGCCGCCCCCGGCGCCCGTCCGCAGGTGTCCCGCGGCCCGGCCCGCCCCGCGGACCCCGGCCCGCGCGCGCCACTGA
- a CDS encoding ABC transporter ATP-binding protein: MPTSGGVVAVSHIAGTQSDGDGAARLAARGVTVGYGGRVVIDDLHVSIPPRVITTIIGSNGCGKSTLLRTLSRLLKPTSGSVVLDGEDIGRLRTRDVARKLGLLPQAPVAPEGLTVADLVARGRHPHQSWLRQWSSDDADVVARALAMTGVSDLADRPVDALSGGQRQRVWISMTLAQGTDLLLLDEPTTYLDLAHAIDVLDLVDDLHESGCTVVLVLHDLNLATRYSDNLIVMKAGSILAQGHPRDVITAELLYEAFGLRAKVIDDPVGDRPLIVPIGRAHVRTP, encoded by the coding sequence ATGCCTACTTCAGGGGGAGTTGTGGCCGTATCGCACATCGCCGGGACCCAGTCCGACGGGGACGGGGCCGCACGGCTGGCGGCCAGAGGGGTCACCGTCGGCTACGGCGGCCGGGTCGTCATCGACGATCTCCACGTGTCGATCCCGCCGCGGGTGATCACCACCATCATCGGCTCCAACGGATGCGGGAAGTCGACGCTGTTGCGGACCCTGTCCCGGCTGCTCAAGCCGACCAGCGGATCGGTCGTGCTCGACGGCGAGGACATCGGCCGGCTCAGGACCCGGGACGTGGCCAGGAAGCTCGGCCTGCTGCCTCAGGCCCCGGTGGCACCGGAGGGGCTCACGGTGGCCGACCTCGTCGCCAGGGGCCGCCATCCGCACCAGAGCTGGCTGCGGCAGTGGTCCTCCGACGACGCCGACGTCGTGGCGCGGGCCCTGGCCATGACGGGGGTGTCCGACCTGGCCGACCGCCCGGTCGACGCGCTGTCCGGCGGGCAGCGGCAGCGGGTCTGGATCTCGATGACGCTCGCTCAGGGCACCGACCTGCTGCTGCTGGACGAGCCGACCACCTACCTGGACCTGGCGCACGCGATCGACGTGCTCGACCTCGTGGACGACCTGCACGAGTCGGGATGCACCGTCGTCCTGGTGCTGCACGACCTCAATCTGGCGACGCGTTACAGCGACAACCTCATCGTGATGAAGGCCGGTTCGATCCTCGCGCAGGGGCACCCCCGTGACGTGATCACCGCCGAGCTGTTGTACGAGGCGTTCGGGCTGCGCGCCAAGGTGATCGACGACCCGGTGGGGGACCGGCCCCTCATCGTGCCCATCGGACGAGCCCACGTGCGCACCCCGTAG